One Catharus ustulatus isolate bCatUst1 chromosome 2, bCatUst1.pri.v2, whole genome shotgun sequence genomic window carries:
- the CAPN5 gene encoding calpain-5, whose translation MFSSVKPYENQRYASLKKECQRQKQLFEDPLFPANDDSLFYKSRIQGIQWKRPKEICNDPRLFVDGISSHDLHQGQVGNCWFVAACSSLASRESLWQKVIPDWKEQEWNPEKPESYVGIFHFQFWRFGQWLDVVIDDRLPTLHNQLIYCHSNSKNEFWCALVEKAYAKLSGCYEALDGGNTADALVDFTGGVSEPIDLTEGDYIADEAKRNLLFERVLKVHNRGGLISCSIKATSAADMEARLACGLVKGHAYAVTDVRKVRLGHGLLSFFKSEKLDMIRMRNPWGEREWNGPWSDTSEEWQKVSKSEREKMGMTVEDDGEFWMTFEDFCKYFTDIIKCRLINTSYLSIHKTWEEAVLHGAWTRSSDPLKNRSGGCINHKDTFLQNPQYVFDVKKAEDEVLISIQQKPKRTSRKEGKGENLAIGFDIHKVELNRNYRMHTLQQKVASSIYINSRSVFLRTDLKEGRYVIIPTTFDPGHEGEFLLRIFTDVPSDCRELTLDEPPHTCWSGMCGYPQVVSQIHVLAAAGLKNQDSQGGADPYVIIKCEGQKVRSPVKKNTVSPEFDVKGLFYRKKPGQPIIVQIWNHNLISDEFLGQVVLTGDPSDRQSVHTLHLQDKGNRRSNDLPGTIAVMLLSSNVLTNV comes from the exons ATGTTTTCCTCAGTGAAGCCGTACGAGAACCAGCGCTACGCCTCTCTGAAGAAGGAGTGCCAGCGGCAGAAGCAGCTCTTCGAGGACCCGCTTTTCCCTGCCAACGACGACTCCCTGTTCTACAAGTCAAGGATCCAGGGCATCCAGTGGAAGCGACCCAAA GAAATCTGCAATGATCCACGGCTCTTTGTGGATGGGATCAGCTCCCATGACTTACACCAGGGCCAGGTCGGGAACTGCTGGTTCGTGgctgcctgctcctccctggcatCTCGGGAGTCTCTGTGGCAGAAG GTCATCCCAgactggaaggagcaggagtgGAACCCTGAGAAACCTGAGAGCTACGTGGGGATCTTTCACTTCCAGTTCTGGCGTTTCGGTCAGTGGCTGGACGTGGTGATCGATGACCGCCTGCCCACACTCCACAATCAGCTCATCTACTGCCACTCCAACTCCAAGAATGAGTTCTGGTGCGCCTTGGTGGAGAAAGCCTATGCCAA GTTGTCAGGCTGTTACGAAGCCCTGGATGGAGGCAACACAGCTGATGCCCTGGTGGATTTCACTGGTGGGGTCTCTGAACCCATTGACCTGACTGAAGGGGACTACATTGCTGATGAAGCCAAGCGAAACCTCCTCTTTGAGCGCGTGTTGAAGGTGCACAACAGGGGAGGCCTCATCAGCTGCTCCATCAAA gCCACGTCAGCAGCTGACATGGAGGCTCGCCTGGCCTGCGGGCTGGTGAAGGGCCACGCGTACGCGGTGACGGATGTGCGGAAGGTCCGCCTGGGCCATGGCCTTCTGTCCTTCTTCAAGTCGGAAAAGCTGGACATGATCCGCATGCGCAACCCGTGGGGTGAGCGGGAGTGGAACGGCCCTTGGAGTGACAC ctctgaggaGTGGCAGAAAGTGAGTAAAAGTGAGAGAGAGAAGATGGGAATGACAGTGGAAGATGATGGAGAGTTCTG GATGACCTTTGAAGATTTCTGCAAATACTTCACGGACATCATCAAGTGCCGTCTGATCAACACCTCCTACCTGAGCATCCACAAGACCTGGGAGGAGGCAGTGCTACATGGGGCGTGGACCAGAAGCAGTGACCCCTTGAAAAACCGCTCTGGAGGCTGCATCAACCACAAGGACACTTTCCTGCAGAACCCCCAA TATGTGTTTGATGTGAAGAAGGCAGAGGATGAAGTGCTGATCTCCATCCAGCAGAAGCCCAAAAGGACCAGTCGCAAAGAGGGCAAAGGAGAGAACTTGGCCATAGGCTTTGATATCCATAAG GTGGAGTTGAATAGGAACTACCGGATGCACACCCTGCAGCAGAAGGTGGCCAGCTCCATCTACATCAACTCCCGCAGCGTCTTCCTGAGGACAGACCTGAAGGAAGGACGCTATGTCATCATCCCCACCACTTTTGACCCTGGTCATGAAGGCGAGTTCCTTCTCAGGATTTTCACAGATGTGCCTTCAGATTGCCG AGAGCTGACTCTGGATGAGCCACCACATACCTGCTGGAGTGGGATGTGTGGCTACCCACAAGTAGTATCCCAGATCCATGtccttgctgcagctgggctcaaGAATCAGGACTCCCAAGGAG GAGCTGACCCTTATGTGATCATCAAGTGTGAAGGACAAAAGGTTCGCTCTCCAGTGAAGAAGAACACGGTATCACCAGAGTTTGATGTGAAAGGGCTCTTCTACCGCAAGAAGCCAGGACAACCCATCATTGTTCAG ATCTGGAACCACAACTTGATAAGTGACGAGTTCTTGGGCCAAGTGGTGCTCACGGGGGATCCCAGCGACCGGCAGTCGGTGCACACGCTGCACCTCCAGGACAAGGGGAACAGGAGGTCAAACGATCTCCCTGGAACCATTGCTGTGatgctgctcagcagtaacGTCCTCACTAATGTCTGA
- the LOC116992207 gene encoding olfactory marker protein, which translates to MAAEAGMLELPFTCDEQLTRRMRLRFQSLQQKNGRPQDGEKLLRPNEHIYRVDFIQQHKLRFLRWDVQLDRPGKVTVTGTSQHWTPDLTHLMKRQLLEPVGIFWKKLGAKEVESNEADAQEFGERIAELAQIRKVMYFLLTFTGGLEPAQLKGSIVFKV; encoded by the coding sequence ATGGCAGCTGAGGCAGGGATGCTTGAGCTGCCCTTCACCTGCGATGAGCAGCTCACCCGGCGCATGCGGCTGCGattccagagcctgcagcagaaGAACGGGAGGCCCCAGGATGGTGAGAAGCTGCTGCGTCCCAACGAGCACATCTACCGAGTGGATTTCATCCAGCAGCACAAACTGCGCTTCCTCCGCTGGGACGTGCAGCTGGACAGACCCGGGAAGGTCACGGTGACCGGCACCTCCCAGCACTGGACTCCTGATCTCACCCACCTGATGAAGcggcagctgctggagccagtggGCATCTTCTGGAAGAAGCTGGGGGCCAAGGAGGTGGAGAGCAATGAGGCAGATgcccaggaatttggggagcgGATAGCAGAATTAGCCCAGATCCGCAAGGTGATGTATTTTCTCCTCACTTTCACTGGCGGCCTCGAACCAGCTCAGCTGAAAGGCTCCATTGTTTTTAAAGTCTGA